One Kineococcus aurantiacus genomic window carries:
- a CDS encoding PucR family transcriptional regulator ligand-binding domain-containing protein → MLTVADVLALPVLAGGSPHVVAGHDRLDAPVRWAHVTEQADVAGLLDGGELLLSTGLGWRGAAFDARAFVTSLVEAGVAGLVVDVTEHLVALPPELVRAARAAALPLVELHRVVRFVEVTEQIHGRLLHDQYERLRFAEQVHSTFASLAAAATSTQEVLDRAAGLLGGPVVLEDLGHRAVAHAAGPHGAGLLVDWPRRSRREAANEGWLVVAAGPAGDRWARLIAPGPVAAPDGRLVLERAAEVLTVLRLLQGGTAGGDDLALRAHDDLVHDLLRARAVDETALRQRLRALGVSARGGYTAVAVVGAERAEVSRALAATRVPGVTGTVGDREGPVVGVLLVGAARTVEECLPRLAAALPGAATLATSDHVEQISATGPGFAEARHVAQVAAASPGRAPGQVHRTADLGVRGLLWRLRADARLAEFAELQLAPLLDRADDLALLRDYLEVGGSMTRLAGRLHLSRPAAYGRVERLSRRLGRDLEDPEVRLGLHLALLTEPTSPGSPGPAGSPGGGP, encoded by the coding sequence GTGCTGACGGTCGCCGACGTCCTGGCCCTGCCGGTGCTCGCGGGCGGGTCCCCGCACGTCGTGGCCGGGCACGACCGCCTCGACGCACCCGTGCGCTGGGCCCACGTCACCGAGCAGGCCGACGTCGCGGGCCTCCTCGACGGCGGCGAGCTGCTGCTGTCGACCGGCCTGGGCTGGCGCGGCGCCGCGTTCGACGCGCGGGCGTTCGTCACCTCCCTCGTCGAGGCCGGGGTCGCCGGGCTCGTCGTCGACGTCACCGAGCACCTCGTCGCCCTGCCCCCCGAGCTGGTGCGGGCGGCGCGCGCCGCGGCGCTTCCGCTGGTGGAGCTGCACCGGGTGGTCCGCTTCGTGGAGGTCACCGAGCAGATCCACGGCCGCCTGCTGCACGACCAGTACGAGCGGCTGCGCTTCGCCGAGCAGGTGCACTCGACGTTCGCCTCGCTGGCGGCCGCCGCGACCTCCACGCAGGAGGTCCTGGACCGGGCGGCGGGGCTGCTGGGCGGCCCGGTCGTGCTGGAGGACCTCGGTCACCGCGCCGTGGCGCACGCCGCCGGACCCCACGGGGCCGGGTTGCTGGTGGACTGGCCCCGCCGGTCGCGGCGCGAGGCCGCCAACGAGGGGTGGCTCGTGGTCGCCGCGGGCCCGGCCGGGGACCGCTGGGCCCGCCTCATCGCCCCGGGCCCCGTCGCGGCCCCGGACGGCCGGCTCGTGCTGGAGCGCGCCGCGGAGGTCCTGACGGTCCTGCGCCTGCTCCAGGGCGGCACGGCCGGCGGGGACGACCTGGCGCTGCGCGCCCACGACGACCTCGTCCACGACCTGCTGCGGGCCCGCGCCGTCGACGAGACCGCGCTGCGGCAGCGGCTGCGGGCCCTGGGGGTCAGCGCCCGCGGCGGCTACACCGCCGTCGCGGTGGTCGGCGCCGAGCGGGCCGAGGTGTCCCGGGCCCTGGCCGCCACCCGGGTCCCGGGGGTCACCGGCACGGTCGGCGACCGCGAGGGACCCGTCGTCGGGGTGCTGCTGGTGGGCGCCGCCCGCACCGTCGAGGAGTGCCTGCCGCGGCTGGCGGCGGCGCTGCCGGGCGCGGCGACGCTGGCGACCTCCGACCACGTCGAGCAGATCAGCGCGACGGGGCCGGGGTTCGCCGAGGCGCGGCACGTCGCGCAGGTGGCCGCGGCCTCCCCGGGCCGCGCGCCCGGGCAGGTGCACCGCACCGCCGACCTGGGGGTGCGCGGGCTGCTGTGGCGGCTGCGGGCGGACGCGCGGCTGGCGGAGTTCGCCGAGCTGCAGCTCGCGCCGCTGCTCGACCGCGCCGACGACCTGGCGCTGCTGCGCGACTACCTGGAGGTCGGCGGGTCCATGACGCGGCTGGCCGGGCGGCTGCACCTGTCGCGGCCGGCCGCGTACGGGCGGGTCGAGCGGCTGTCCCGGCGGCTGGGGCGCGACCTGGAGGACCCCGAGGTGCGCCTGGGCCTGCACCTGGCCCTGCTCACCGAGCCCACGTCCCCCGGCTCCCCCGGCCCGGCCGGTTCCCCGGGCGGCGGTCCCTGA
- a CDS encoding aminotransferase class IV, which yields MPSSPVLFLAVPAADGTTTFTPADALAPQLRVDDLGATRGDGVFESVAVVGGTPQGLAHHLDRFARSAALLDLPAPDTAAWADAVHRAAAAHEPRPELLAKLVLTRGVEGSGVPTGWVHVFPGADHTEQRTAGIDVLALERAYPSDVVVRAPWLLQGAKTLSYALNTAALRYARAHGAHDVVFVSTDGDVLEGPNSTVLARFADRWVTPPPELGILDGTTQARAFAWARGRGDRTEVARLGVDDLKTADALWLLSSGRLSAPVRSLDGVPRPTDAALQAELLHHLLTVAD from the coding sequence GTGCCCAGCAGCCCCGTCCTGTTCCTCGCCGTCCCCGCCGCCGACGGCACGACGACGTTCACCCCCGCGGACGCGCTCGCGCCGCAGCTGCGCGTCGACGACCTCGGCGCGACGCGCGGCGACGGCGTCTTCGAGTCCGTCGCCGTCGTCGGCGGCACGCCGCAGGGCCTGGCCCACCACCTCGACCGGTTCGCCCGCTCGGCCGCCCTGCTGGACCTGCCCGCGCCGGACACCGCGGCGTGGGCGGACGCGGTGCACCGGGCCGCGGCGGCCCACGAACCCCGCCCGGAGCTGCTCGCCAAGCTCGTCCTGACCCGCGGGGTGGAGGGCTCGGGGGTCCCCACGGGCTGGGTGCACGTGTTCCCCGGCGCCGACCACACCGAGCAGCGCACCGCGGGGATCGACGTCCTCGCCCTCGAACGGGCCTACCCCAGCGACGTCGTGGTCCGCGCCCCCTGGCTGCTGCAGGGCGCCAAGACGCTGTCCTACGCCCTGAACACGGCCGCCCTGCGGTACGCCCGCGCCCACGGCGCCCACGACGTCGTGTTCGTCTCCACCGACGGCGACGTCCTGGAGGGCCCGAACTCGACCGTGCTGGCCAGGTTCGCCGACCGCTGGGTGACGCCGCCGCCGGAGCTGGGGATCCTCGACGGCACGACGCAGGCCCGCGCGTTCGCGTGGGCGCGCGGCCGGGGCGACCGCACGGAGGTCGCCCGGCTCGGCGTCGACGACCTCAAGACCGCCGACGCCCTGTGGCTGTTGTCCAGCGGCCGGCTGTCCGCCCCGGTCCGCAGCCTCGACGGCGTCCCCCGTCCCACCGACGCCGCCCTGCAGGCCGAGCTGCTGCACCACCTGCTGACCGTGGCCGACTGA
- a CDS encoding aspartate aminotransferase family protein, whose translation MTVTEQSVAGTGGSGLTEAARDHLWMHFARMGAYQDRPAPVIVKGEGAYIWDDQGRKVLDGLSGLFVVQVGHGRAELAEVMAKQARELAFFPVWGYATEPAIELADRIAGYAPGDLNRVFFTTGGGEAVESAWKVAKQYFKLTGKPMKHKVISRATAYHGTPQGALAITGLPAMKQAFEPLTPGGFRVPNTNIYRAERMGAPTDPVLFGKWAADRIEEAILFEGPETVAAVVLEPVQNSGGCFTPPPGYFQRVREICDRHDVLLVSDEVICGFGRHGTMFAAEKFGYQPDIITCAKGMSSGYGPIGAMITTDRVMEPFLQGKNFFPHGYTFAGHPVSAAVSLANLDIFEREGLNQNVLDNEQALGATLRKLLDLDIVGDVRGDGYFWAVELVKDKATKETFGPDERETLIKQFLPGALFRNGLYCRPDDRGEPVIQVAPPLTSGQAEFDEMEQVLRATLTEAMRLV comes from the coding sequence ATGACCGTGACCGAGCAGAGCGTGGCGGGGACGGGGGGCTCCGGGCTCACCGAGGCCGCCCGCGACCACCTGTGGATGCACTTCGCGCGCATGGGCGCCTACCAGGACCGGCCCGCGCCCGTCATCGTCAAGGGCGAGGGCGCGTACATCTGGGACGACCAGGGCCGCAAGGTCCTCGACGGCCTGTCCGGCCTGTTCGTCGTCCAGGTCGGCCACGGCCGCGCCGAGCTCGCCGAGGTCATGGCCAAGCAGGCCCGCGAGCTGGCCTTCTTCCCCGTGTGGGGGTACGCGACCGAGCCGGCGATCGAGCTGGCCGACCGGATCGCCGGGTACGCCCCCGGGGACCTGAACCGGGTGTTCTTCACCACCGGTGGCGGTGAGGCCGTCGAGAGCGCCTGGAAGGTCGCCAAGCAGTACTTCAAGCTCACCGGGAAACCGATGAAGCACAAAGTGATCTCGCGCGCGACCGCCTACCACGGCACCCCGCAGGGCGCGCTGGCCATCACGGGCCTGCCGGCCATGAAGCAGGCGTTCGAGCCGCTGACCCCGGGGGGTTTCCGGGTGCCGAACACGAACATCTACCGCGCCGAGCGCATGGGCGCCCCCACCGACCCGGTGCTGTTCGGGAAGTGGGCGGCCGACCGCATCGAGGAGGCCATCCTCTTCGAGGGCCCCGAGACCGTGGCCGCCGTGGTCCTGGAACCGGTGCAGAACTCCGGCGGGTGCTTCACCCCGCCGCCGGGGTACTTCCAGCGGGTCCGCGAGATCTGCGACCGCCACGACGTGCTGCTCGTCTCCGACGAGGTCATCTGCGGCTTCGGCCGCCACGGCACGATGTTCGCGGCCGAGAAGTTCGGCTACCAGCCGGACATCATCACCTGCGCCAAGGGCATGAGCTCCGGGTACGGGCCCATCGGCGCGATGATCACCACCGACCGCGTCATGGAACCGTTCCTGCAGGGCAAGAACTTCTTCCCGCACGGGTACACCTTCGCCGGTCACCCCGTCTCGGCGGCCGTCTCGCTGGCCAACCTCGACATCTTCGAGCGCGAGGGCCTGAACCAGAACGTCCTGGACAACGAGCAGGCGCTGGGCGCCACCCTGCGCAAGCTGCTCGACCTCGACATCGTCGGCGACGTCCGCGGCGACGGCTACTTCTGGGCCGTCGAGCTCGTCAAGGACAAGGCGACGAAGGAGACGTTCGGGCCGGACGAGCGCGAGACGCTCATCAAGCAGTTCCTGCCCGGGGCCCTGTTCCGCAACGGCCTGTACTGCCGGCCCGACGACCGCGGCGAACCCGTCATCCAGGTCGCGCCGCCGCTGACGTCCGGGCAGGCGGAGTTCGACGAGATGGAGCAGGTCCTGCGGGCCACCCTCACCGAGGCGATGCGGCTGGTCTGA
- a CDS encoding Rieske 2Fe-2S domain-containing protein: MTELDAPGRVAAKIFPHPLNAWYAAAWDHEVTAKAPMARTVAGRPLALYRTQDGRPVALDDACWHRLAPLSMGTLVGRDGIQCPYHGLQYNSAGRCTGMPAQRTVNPSALVTSYPVVERYRYVWVWPGDPLLADASAVPDMHQMDSPEWAGDGLTIEAPCNYQLVLDNLMDLTHEEFVHGSSLGQAELSESEFTTRLEDDGSVTVTRWMHDVEPPPFWLKNMRDRFPGFSGRVDRWQVIHYYAPSTICIDVGVAEAGTGAPEGDRSRGVNGYVMNTVTPETDTTSHYFWAFMRNYRLDSQLITTQLREGVRGVFAEDEAMLVAQQRAIDAHPDKVFYSLSVDAGGMWVRRLLDRMLAAEGRAVPASGAPVPR, from the coding sequence GTGACCGAACTGGACGCCCCGGGCCGGGTGGCCGCCAAGATCTTCCCGCACCCCCTGAACGCCTGGTACGCCGCGGCGTGGGACCACGAGGTCACCGCGAAGGCGCCGATGGCGCGCACCGTGGCCGGCCGGCCGCTGGCCCTGTACCGCACGCAGGACGGGCGCCCCGTCGCCCTCGACGACGCGTGCTGGCACCGGCTGGCCCCGCTGTCGATGGGCACGCTCGTCGGACGCGACGGCATCCAGTGCCCGTACCACGGCCTGCAGTACAACTCCGCCGGACGGTGCACGGGGATGCCCGCTCAGCGCACCGTGAACCCCAGCGCGCTCGTGACGTCCTACCCCGTCGTCGAGCGGTACCGGTACGTGTGGGTCTGGCCCGGGGACCCGTTGCTGGCCGACGCCTCGGCCGTGCCGGACATGCACCAGATGGACTCCCCCGAGTGGGCCGGGGACGGCCTGACCATCGAGGCCCCCTGCAACTACCAGCTCGTCCTGGACAACCTCATGGACCTGACCCACGAGGAGTTCGTCCACGGTTCCAGTCTCGGGCAGGCCGAGCTCAGCGAGAGCGAGTTCACCACCCGGCTGGAGGACGACGGCAGCGTCACGGTCACCCGGTGGATGCACGACGTCGAACCCCCGCCGTTCTGGCTGAAGAACATGCGCGACCGGTTCCCGGGGTTCTCCGGCCGCGTCGACCGGTGGCAGGTCATCCACTACTACGCGCCGTCGACGATCTGCATCGACGTCGGGGTGGCCGAGGCCGGCACCGGTGCCCCCGAGGGCGACCGCTCCCGCGGCGTCAACGGGTACGTGATGAACACCGTCACCCCCGAGACCGACACGACCTCGCACTACTTCTGGGCGTTCATGCGCAACTACCGCCTGGACAGCCAGCTCATCACGACCCAGCTGCGCGAGGGCGTCCGCGGGGTGTTCGCCGAGGACGAGGCGATGCTGGTCGCCCAGCAGCGGGCGATCGACGCCCACCCCGACAAGGTGTTCTACAGCCTCAGCGTCGACGCCGGCGGCATGTGGGTGCGCCGCCTGCTGGACCGGATGCTCGCCGCGGAGGGGCGCGCCGTGCCCGCCTCCGGCGCCCCGGTGCCTCGGTGA
- a CDS encoding FAD-dependent oxidoreductase translates to MSAERGTEQVVDVVVVGAGPVGENVADRAARTGLSVVVVEKELVGGECSYWACMPSKALLRPGQALAAARRLPGAAEAVTGPLDAERVLARRTYFTSDWDDASQVQWLESAGLTLVRGIARLAGPRRVEVAGSDGTTTVLTARQAVVLATGSVPVLPDVPGLAGSRPWTSRDATSAKAVPGRLAVLGGGVVAVELAQAWARLGSTVTLLARSGLLGGQEEFAGELVEAALRADGVDVRRGVSPARVTRDGAVRVELSDGSVVEADEFLVATGRRPATSGIGLETVGLEDGGALSVDDTGLVEGVDGSWLYAAGDVSGRPKLTHQGKYGGRVVGDVIAARAAGPVQTPPWSRFTATADHRAVPQVVFTDPEVAQVGLTAAQAREAGLDVKVVDYEIGDVAGASLVADGYTGRARMVVDEDRRVVVGVTFVGQDVAELLHSATVAVVGEVPVDRLWHAVPSYPTISEVWLRLLETYGL, encoded by the coding sequence GTGAGCGCTGAGCGAGGGACCGAGCAGGTCGTGGACGTCGTCGTCGTCGGGGCCGGACCGGTCGGGGAGAACGTGGCCGACCGCGCCGCCCGCACCGGCCTGTCCGTCGTCGTGGTGGAGAAGGAGCTCGTCGGGGGCGAGTGCTCCTACTGGGCGTGCATGCCCAGCAAGGCGCTGCTGCGCCCGGGGCAGGCGCTGGCCGCCGCCCGCCGGCTGCCCGGCGCCGCCGAGGCCGTCACCGGCCCCCTGGACGCCGAGCGGGTCCTGGCCCGCCGCACGTACTTCACCAGCGACTGGGACGACGCCTCGCAGGTGCAGTGGCTGGAGTCGGCCGGGCTGACCCTCGTGCGCGGCATCGCCCGGCTGGCCGGGCCGCGCCGCGTCGAGGTCGCCGGCTCGGACGGGACGACGACCGTGCTGACCGCGCGGCAGGCCGTCGTGCTGGCCACGGGGTCGGTGCCGGTGCTGCCCGACGTGCCCGGGCTCGCCGGCAGCCGCCCGTGGACGTCGCGGGACGCGACGAGCGCGAAGGCCGTCCCGGGCCGGCTGGCCGTCCTCGGCGGCGGCGTCGTCGCCGTCGAGCTGGCCCAGGCCTGGGCCCGCCTCGGCTCGACCGTGACCCTCCTGGCGCGCAGCGGGCTGCTCGGCGGGCAGGAGGAGTTCGCCGGTGAGCTGGTCGAGGCGGCGCTGCGGGCCGACGGCGTCGACGTGCGCCGGGGCGTCTCCCCGGCGCGCGTCACGCGCGACGGCGCGGTCCGGGTCGAGCTGTCCGACGGGTCCGTCGTGGAGGCCGACGAGTTCCTCGTCGCCACCGGCCGGCGCCCGGCCACCTCCGGGATCGGGCTGGAGACCGTCGGGCTGGAGGACGGCGGCGCGCTGAGCGTCGACGACACCGGGCTCGTCGAGGGCGTCGACGGCTCCTGGCTGTACGCCGCCGGTGACGTCTCGGGCCGGCCCAAGCTCACCCACCAGGGCAAGTACGGCGGCCGGGTCGTCGGTGACGTCATCGCCGCCCGCGCCGCCGGCCCCGTCCAGACGCCGCCGTGGTCGAGGTTCACGGCCACGGCCGACCACCGCGCCGTCCCGCAGGTCGTCTTCACCGACCCCGAGGTCGCGCAGGTGGGGCTGACGGCCGCGCAGGCGCGCGAGGCGGGGCTGGACGTGAAGGTCGTCGACTACGAGATCGGGGACGTCGCGGGCGCCTCCCTCGTGGCCGACGGCTACACGGGCAGGGCCCGCATGGTCGTCGACGAGGACCGGCGGGTCGTCGTGGGGGTGACGTTCGTGGGGCAGGACGTCGCGGAGCTGCTGCACTCCGCGACGGTCGCGGTCGTGGGCGAGGTCCCGGTGGACCGGCTGTGGCACGCCGTCCCGAGCTACCCCACGATCAGCGAGGTGTGGCTGCGGCTGCTGGAGACCTACGGCCTCTGA
- a CDS encoding MBL fold metallo-hydrolase, with the protein MRLTHFGHSCLLVETGAARVLVDPGTFSHGFEELEDLDAVVVTHAHPDHVDLERLPTLLEANDGVLLRAEPSTAASLAESGLPAEPLHPGESVAFAGARVAAVGGRHALIHADVARIGNVGLLVSAEGEPTLFHPGDAYEAVPSGVDVLAVPVNAPWAASKETVDFVRAVGAPVGVLIHDGLLSAPGRAVYGGHVRTLGGLDVREFEGPLEL; encoded by the coding sequence ATGCGCCTCACGCACTTCGGCCACTCGTGCCTGCTGGTGGAGACCGGCGCCGCCCGGGTGCTCGTGGACCCGGGCACGTTCAGCCACGGCTTCGAGGAGCTGGAGGACCTGGACGCGGTCGTCGTCACGCACGCCCACCCCGACCACGTCGACCTGGAGCGGCTGCCGACGCTGCTGGAGGCCAACGACGGCGTCCTGCTGCGGGCCGAGCCGTCGACGGCCGCCTCCCTCGCGGAGTCGGGCCTGCCCGCCGAACCCCTGCACCCCGGGGAGTCCGTCGCGTTCGCCGGTGCGCGGGTGGCGGCCGTCGGGGGGCGGCACGCCCTCATCCACGCCGACGTCGCCCGCATCGGCAACGTGGGGCTGCTGGTCTCGGCCGAGGGCGAGCCGACGCTGTTCCACCCCGGCGACGCCTACGAGGCCGTCCCCTCCGGCGTCGACGTCCTGGCCGTGCCGGTGAACGCGCCGTGGGCGGCGTCGAAGGAGACCGTGGACTTCGTGCGGGCCGTGGGCGCCCCCGTCGGGGTGCTCATCCACGACGGGCTGCTGTCCGCGCCGGGGCGGGCGGTGTACGGCGGGCACGTCCGCACCCTCGGCGGCCTGGACGTGCGCGAGTTCGAGGGCCCGCTGGAGCTCTGA
- a CDS encoding 8-oxoguanine deaminase, which produces MPSLLITGASVATVDPAGTEHRTGFVLVRDGVVAAVGAGDPPAGTTADRVVDARGHLVTPGFVNTHHHLYQWATRGFAVDSGLFDWLVTLYPVWARLDATDVEAAARAGLARLALSGCTTTSDHHYLHPHDGGDQLAATVGAAATVGLRFSPTRGSMDLGTSAGGLPPDSVVETVDVVLAATADAVARHHDPSPGSMVRVGAAPCSPFSVSPDLLRQTAAQAAELGIRRHTHLAETDDEEEFCARVFGRRPVEVLEDLGWLGPDVWLAHCVHLSDADIATLARTGSAVAHCPSSNARLGAGAARARDLLDAGVPLGLGVDGAASSEQGSLADELRQMVYTARLRGGPAAMSARDALRAATAGGAAVLGRAGEIGSIEVGKRADLAVWDLTGLGHADLDDPVVALVIGPTPPLALSTVEGRVVVEDGELRTTSEQQAVTDLVAARRRVLDRA; this is translated from the coding sequence GTGCCGAGCCTGTTGATCACCGGGGCCTCCGTCGCCACCGTCGACCCCGCCGGGACCGAGCACCGCACGGGGTTCGTCCTCGTGCGCGACGGTGTCGTCGCCGCCGTGGGCGCGGGCGACCCGCCCGCCGGGACCACCGCCGACCGCGTGGTCGACGCGCGCGGGCACCTGGTGACGCCGGGGTTCGTCAACACCCACCACCACCTCTACCAGTGGGCGACGCGGGGTTTCGCCGTCGACTCCGGCCTGTTCGACTGGCTCGTCACGCTGTACCCGGTCTGGGCCCGGCTCGACGCGACCGACGTCGAGGCCGCCGCCCGCGCCGGGCTGGCCCGGCTGGCCCTCAGCGGCTGCACGACGACCAGCGACCACCACTACCTGCACCCGCACGACGGCGGCGACCAGCTCGCCGCGACGGTCGGGGCCGCCGCGACGGTGGGGCTGCGGTTCTCCCCCACCCGCGGGTCGATGGACCTGGGGACCTCCGCGGGCGGGCTGCCGCCGGACTCGGTCGTGGAGACGGTCGACGTGGTCCTGGCCGCCACGGCCGACGCGGTGGCCCGCCACCACGACCCCTCCCCCGGTTCCATGGTCCGCGTCGGCGCCGCGCCCTGCTCGCCGTTCTCGGTCTCCCCGGACCTGCTGCGGCAGACGGCCGCGCAGGCCGCCGAGCTGGGCATCCGGCGGCACACCCACCTCGCCGAGACCGACGACGAGGAGGAGTTCTGCGCCCGCGTGTTCGGCCGGCGGCCCGTGGAGGTGCTCGAGGACCTGGGGTGGCTGGGCCCGGACGTGTGGCTGGCGCACTGCGTGCACCTGTCCGACGCGGACATCGCGACGCTGGCCCGCACGGGCAGCGCGGTGGCGCACTGCCCCAGCTCGAACGCGCGCCTCGGGGCCGGCGCGGCCCGCGCCCGCGACCTGCTGGACGCCGGGGTGCCGCTGGGCCTGGGGGTCGACGGCGCCGCCTCCAGCGAGCAGGGCAGCCTGGCCGACGAGCTGCGGCAGATGGTCTACACCGCGCGGCTGCGCGGGGGCCCGGCGGCCATGAGCGCCCGCGACGCGCTGCGGGCGGCCACGGCCGGCGGGGCCGCGGTGCTCGGCCGGGCCGGGGAGATCGGCTCGATCGAGGTCGGCAAGCGCGCCGACCTGGCCGTGTGGGACCTCACCGGGCTGGGGCACGCCGACCTCGACGACCCGGTCGTGGCGCTCGTCATCGGCCCCACGCCGCCGCTGGCGCTGTCGACCGTCGAGGGGCGCGTCGTCGTCGAGGACGGCGAGCTGCGCACGACGTCCGAGCAGCAGGCGGTCACCGACCTCGTCGCCGCCCGCCGGCGGGTCCTCGACCGGGCCTGA
- a CDS encoding glutamate--cysteine ligase, with amino-acid sequence MGRRTVEFNASPRPTLGVEWEMVLVDRGSRDLASRASEVLETVDREASPTGPRITKELLRNTLEAVTGVCDTVAEVAEDLSGTLSAIRRVTDPLGLDLMCAGTHPFARWDEQLVTPDPRYAELLERTQWWGRQMLIWGVHVHVGVNSVHKVLPILNTLLNHYPHLQALSASSPYWTGFDTGYASNRALMFQQLPTAGLPFQFERWTEFEDYVDDMFVTGVIDGLSDVRWDVRPSPRFGTIEVRVCDGTPTMRELRAMTALVHCLVVHLDDRLEAGEELPTMPPWHVQENKWRAARYGLDAEIVVDARGRERLVTDDLDEWLNRLEPVARRLDCADDLALVADVPRRGASYQRQRATFEAACARGEADPLHHVVDALVAELREG; translated from the coding sequence GTGGGTCGACGCACGGTGGAGTTCAACGCCTCTCCCCGCCCGACGCTGGGCGTGGAGTGGGAGATGGTCCTGGTGGACCGCGGTTCGCGCGACCTCGCGTCGCGGGCCTCGGAGGTGCTGGAGACCGTCGACCGGGAGGCCTCCCCCACCGGCCCGCGGATCACCAAGGAGCTGCTGCGCAACACGCTGGAGGCCGTGACGGGCGTCTGCGACACCGTCGCGGAGGTGGCCGAGGACCTGTCCGGGACGCTGTCGGCGATCCGCCGGGTGACCGACCCGCTGGGCCTGGACCTCATGTGCGCGGGCACCCACCCGTTCGCGCGCTGGGACGAGCAGCTCGTGACGCCCGACCCGCGGTACGCCGAGCTGCTGGAACGGACCCAGTGGTGGGGCCGGCAGATGCTCATCTGGGGCGTCCACGTCCACGTCGGCGTGAACTCGGTCCACAAGGTCCTGCCGATCCTCAACACCCTGCTCAACCACTACCCGCACCTGCAGGCCCTGTCGGCGAGCTCGCCGTACTGGACGGGTTTCGACACCGGGTACGCCAGCAACCGGGCGCTGATGTTCCAGCAGCTGCCCACGGCGGGGCTGCCGTTCCAGTTCGAGCGCTGGACCGAGTTCGAGGACTACGTCGACGACATGTTCGTCACGGGCGTCATCGACGGGCTGTCCGACGTCCGCTGGGACGTCCGCCCCTCCCCGCGGTTCGGGACCATCGAGGTCCGGGTGTGCGACGGGACCCCCACGATGCGGGAGCTGCGGGCGATGACGGCGCTGGTGCACTGCCTCGTCGTGCACCTCGACGACCGCCTGGAGGCGGGCGAGGAACTGCCGACGATGCCGCCGTGGCACGTGCAGGAGAACAAGTGGCGGGCCGCCCGCTACGGCCTGGACGCCGAGATCGTCGTCGACGCCCGCGGCCGCGAGCGGCTGGTCACCGACGACCTCGACGAGTGGCTGAACCGGCTCGAACCCGTCGCCCGGCGGCTGGACTGCGCCGACGACCTCGCGCTGGTCGCCGACGTCCCGCGCCGCGGGGCGAGCTACCAGCGACAGCGGGCGACGTTCGAGGCGGCGTGCGCGCGGGGCGAGGCCGACCCCCTGCACCACGTCGTGGACGCGCTGGTGGCGGAACTGCGCGAGGGGTGA
- a CDS encoding IclR family transcriptional regulator domain-containing protein: MTLTSRTFGLLSAFTRENPSMRLGQLADAAGLPLTTTHRIVADLLACGALERDASGSLHVGLRLWEIGSLAPRGHTLREVALPFLEDLYVATRENVQLAVREGLESVFVERLTGREAVTVMTRVGARFPLPSTGVGRALLAHAPADVQEQALAQPVRRWTERTETDPARLRAVLAEVHRTGVAISDREVTDDAVSVAAPVRGPGREVVAAVSLVVRSGTASTAALVPAVRAAALGVSRSLGAPPSAGRKNGWRATAVPDHPHPTRARTRRAAESTSGEPP, translated from the coding sequence GTGACGCTGACCTCGCGGACGTTCGGCCTGCTGTCCGCCTTCACCCGCGAGAACCCCTCGATGCGGCTGGGGCAGCTGGCCGACGCCGCGGGCCTGCCCCTGACCACGACGCACCGGATCGTGGCGGACCTGCTCGCCTGCGGGGCCCTGGAGCGCGACGCGTCGGGTTCCCTGCACGTCGGGCTGCGGCTGTGGGAGATCGGGTCCCTCGCCCCGCGCGGCCACACCCTGCGCGAGGTCGCGCTGCCGTTCCTGGAGGACCTCTACGTCGCGACCCGCGAGAACGTCCAGCTCGCGGTCCGGGAGGGGCTGGAGAGCGTGTTCGTCGAGCGCCTCACCGGCCGCGAGGCCGTGACGGTGATGACCCGGGTCGGCGCGCGGTTCCCGCTGCCCTCCACCGGTGTCGGGCGGGCCCTGCTGGCCCACGCCCCTGCCGACGTGCAGGAGCAGGCCCTGGCGCAGCCGGTGCGGCGCTGGACGGAGCGCACCGAGACCGACCCTGCGCGGCTGCGCGCCGTGCTGGCCGAGGTGCACCGCACGGGCGTGGCGATCAGCGACCGGGAGGTGACCGACGACGCCGTGTCCGTCGCCGCGCCCGTGCGCGGGCCCGGCAGGGAGGTGGTGGCGGCGGTCTCCCTCGTCGTGCGGTCCGGCACGGCCTCCACCGCCGCCCTCGTGCCGGCGGTCCGCGCGGCGGCGCTGGGCGTCTCCCGCAGCCTGGGCGCGCCACCTTCCGCTGGCCGGAAGAACGGGTGGCGCGCGACGGCGGTCCCGGACCACCCTCACCCGACCCGCGCGAGGACGCGACGGGCCGCCGAGAGCACGTCGGGAGAACCACCGTGA